From a region of the Corallococcus coralloides DSM 2259 genome:
- a CDS encoding spermidine synthase: protein MVRYALAIFTSAFLLFGVQPLAGRYALPWYGGTPAVWTACMLFFQAVLLAGYAYAHAVASRLRPRAQAALHLSLLVVALAALAARASWTGSPLAPGDGWRPVDDHLPVLRLMRMLAATLGLPFFVLSTTGPLIQSWFARARPERSPYVLYALSNAGSLLALLGYPFLVEPWVGRSAQAWGWAAGFVLFVLCVLACARDLLRRAPATNAPETSASPGVEARSEASVEASAASASQRPGVGPTLTWLALSTCASVLLLATTNKLSQDVAAGPFLWVMPLAVYLVTFILAFSRESFYARTPYSVGLIASVVLVTYAHKEGPALGLGWQVLFHASALFTGAMVCHGELYRRRPAPRYLSAFYLWVSVGGVVGGVFVNLVAPAIFTTYWEHPLALAACCAVAFAGLMRKPKEETAVARTQRLFRGALLVGVAVHLPVLVLTDLGRVRFAARNFFGVVRVLELSQNDPQQHQYVLRHGAITHGWQYIRPERRNLPTAYYTTDAGLGLALAAQRQWRQAQGLPTGLRVGMLGLGVGNSATLMAAGDDVRFYEINPDIIDLAKGQGGFFSTLTDTPAHVEVVEGDARISLEKELEQGSRQFDVLALDVFSSDAIPVHLLTKEAVALYLQHLAPHGVLAMHISNQHLDLVPISLAHARAAGLAAALVARDSDGDAVSSSWMLLSRDPEFFWGSTFSKSRARVRRLVLRGEPEYVWTDERSSVLQALRPRAQGPAGANPNVMDVPARALVQPAQPVVQPASP from the coding sequence ATGGTGCGCTACGCGCTCGCCATCTTCACCAGCGCCTTCCTGCTCTTCGGTGTCCAACCTCTGGCGGGCCGCTACGCGCTGCCCTGGTACGGCGGCACGCCCGCGGTGTGGACCGCGTGCATGCTGTTCTTCCAGGCGGTGCTGCTCGCGGGCTACGCCTACGCACACGCGGTGGCCTCCCGGCTGCGCCCGCGCGCGCAGGCCGCCCTGCACCTGAGCCTGCTGGTGGTGGCGTTGGCGGCGCTCGCGGCGCGGGCCTCGTGGACGGGCTCGCCGCTGGCGCCGGGGGACGGCTGGCGTCCCGTGGACGACCACCTGCCCGTGCTCCGGTTGATGCGGATGCTGGCCGCCACGCTGGGCCTGCCCTTCTTCGTGCTCAGCACCACCGGCCCGCTCATCCAGTCGTGGTTCGCGCGCGCGCGGCCGGAGCGCTCGCCGTACGTGCTCTACGCGCTCTCCAACGCGGGCTCGCTGCTGGCGCTCCTGGGCTACCCGTTCCTCGTGGAGCCCTGGGTGGGCCGGAGCGCGCAGGCGTGGGGCTGGGCCGCGGGTTTCGTGCTCTTCGTCCTCTGTGTCCTCGCCTGCGCCCGGGACCTGCTGCGCCGCGCCCCCGCGACGAACGCCCCCGAGACCTCCGCGAGCCCGGGGGTGGAAGCCCGCTCCGAAGCCTCGGTCGAAGCCTCCGCGGCATCGGCCTCGCAGCGTCCGGGCGTGGGGCCCACGCTGACGTGGCTGGCGCTGAGCACGTGCGCGTCGGTGCTGCTGCTGGCCACGACGAACAAGCTGTCCCAGGACGTGGCGGCGGGCCCCTTCCTGTGGGTGATGCCGCTGGCGGTGTACCTGGTCACCTTCATCCTGGCCTTCTCGCGCGAGTCCTTCTACGCGCGCACGCCGTACTCGGTGGGGCTCATCGCCTCCGTGGTGCTGGTGACGTACGCGCACAAGGAGGGCCCCGCGCTGGGCCTGGGGTGGCAGGTGCTCTTCCACGCGTCCGCGCTCTTCACGGGCGCCATGGTGTGCCACGGCGAGCTGTACCGGCGCCGTCCAGCGCCGCGCTACCTGAGCGCCTTCTACCTCTGGGTGTCCGTGGGCGGCGTGGTGGGCGGCGTGTTCGTCAACCTGGTCGCGCCCGCCATCTTCACCACCTACTGGGAGCACCCGCTGGCGCTGGCCGCGTGCTGCGCGGTGGCCTTCGCGGGGCTGATGCGCAAGCCGAAGGAGGAGACGGCGGTGGCACGCACGCAGCGCCTCTTTCGCGGGGCGCTGCTGGTGGGCGTGGCGGTGCACCTGCCGGTGCTCGTCCTCACGGACCTGGGGCGCGTGCGCTTCGCCGCGCGCAACTTCTTCGGCGTGGTGCGCGTGCTGGAGCTGTCCCAGAACGATCCCCAGCAGCACCAGTACGTCCTGCGCCACGGCGCCATCACCCACGGCTGGCAGTACATCCGCCCGGAGCGCCGCAACCTCCCCACGGCGTATTACACGACGGACGCCGGCCTGGGGCTCGCGCTCGCGGCGCAGCGCCAGTGGCGTCAGGCGCAGGGGCTGCCCACCGGCCTGCGCGTGGGCATGCTGGGGCTGGGCGTGGGCAACAGCGCGACGCTGATGGCCGCCGGGGACGACGTGCGCTTCTATGAAATCAACCCCGACATCATCGACCTCGCCAAGGGCCAGGGCGGCTTCTTCAGCACGCTGACGGACACGCCCGCGCACGTGGAGGTCGTTGAAGGCGACGCGCGCATCTCCCTGGAGAAGGAGCTGGAGCAGGGCTCGCGCCAGTTCGACGTGCTGGCGCTGGACGTCTTCAGCTCGGACGCCATCCCGGTGCACCTGCTGACGAAGGAGGCGGTGGCGCTCTACCTCCAGCACCTGGCGCCGCACGGCGTGCTGGCGATGCACATCAGCAACCAGCACCTGGACCTGGTGCCCATCAGCCTGGCGCACGCGCGGGCCGCGGGCCTGGCCGCGGCGCTCGTCGCGCGGGACAGCGACGGCGACGCGGTGTCCAGCTCGTGGATGCTGCTGAGCCGGGACCCGGAGTTCTTCTGGGGCTCCACCTTCAGCAAGAGCCGCGCGCGCGTGCGCCGGCTGGTGCTGCGCGGCGAGCCGGAATACGTCTGGACGGACGAGCGCAGCAGCGTGCTCCAGGCCCTGCGCCCCAGGGCCCAGGGCCCTGCCGGGGCGAATCCGAACGTCATGGACGTGCCCGCGCGGGCCCTTGTCCAGCCCGCGCAGCCCGTGGTCCAGCCCGCGTCGCCCTAG